From the genome of Neodiprion pinetum isolate iyNeoPine1 chromosome 3, iyNeoPine1.2, whole genome shotgun sequence, one region includes:
- the mip40 gene encoding protein lin-37 homolog isoform X1 — MQIITGSENYSMGKKRNVPNLAASRLKVEVKDELGDNDVLVARDRLKGALRELLQHSDSGSSAESSEESSSQEYKPQIKKFRESMIPSKTMRYQQAKKMRRRRQAPMDTAFHHSYVMKLFDRSVDLAQFQEDTPLYPICRAWMANQPRNPNLVPKIRSPSPEVLNEVNANNTLFDSDSDVHDVYSLPAPLPREEVWPRNRVPSPITLPKEELHLDYERHTPKSREVLMRDHINHWTLVRKKWHQRAHNNEQRFEQSANILGTMFRRAQTEFE; from the exons ATGCAGATAATTACCGGAAGCGAGAATTATTCG atgggaaaaaaaagaaatgttccAAACCTTGCAGCGAGTCGACTGAAGGTAGAAGTAAAGGACGAGCTAG GCGATAATGATGTACTAGTCGCACGCGACAGGCTAAAAGGGGCTCTGAGAGAACTTCTTCAACACAGTGACTCTGGTTCATCTGCCGAATCCAGTGAAGAGAGCTCTTCCCAGGAGTACAAAcctcaaataaaaaaatt TAGGGAATCAATGATTCCGTCGAAAACAATGAGATATCAGCAAGCCAAAAAAATGCGACGCAGGCGCCAGGCTCCAATGGACACAGCATTTCACCACAGTTATGTTATGAAGCTGTTTGATCGGAGCGTTGACCTAGCTCAGTTCCAAGAGGATACGCCCTTATATCCTATTTGTAGAGCTTGGATGGCAAATCAACCACGCAATCCTAATCTTGTTCCTAA AATTCGCAGTCCAAGTCCTGAGGTACTGAATGAAGTCAATGCAAACAACACTTTATTCGATTCAGACAGCGACGTACACGATGTCTATTCCTTGCCAGCACCTCTTCCACGAGAAGAAGTATGGCCTCGAAATCGTGTCCCATCTCCCATAACATTGCCCAAGGAAGAACTTCATTTGGACTAT GAACGCCATACACCAAAATCACGAGAAGTTCTTATGAGAGACCATATTAATCACTGGACCTTAGTTAGAAAGAAATGGCATCAGCGAGCTCATAACAATGAACAACGATTTGAACAAAGTGCAAACATCTTGGGCACCATGTTCCGGAG GGCTCAAACGGAGTTTGAATAG
- the Gmd gene encoding GDP-mannose 4,6 dehydratase, producing MATGDSRRVALITGITGQDGSYLAEFLLDKGYDVHGIIRRASTFNTARIQHLYADPKSHRQGKMKLHYGDMTDSSCLVKIISAVQPTEIYNLAAQSHVKVSFELSEYTAEVDAVGTLRLLDAIRTCGLEKSVRFYQASTSELYGRVAEVPQTEKTPFYPRSPYACAKMYGFWIVINYREAYGMYACNGILFNHESPRRGENFVTRKITRSAAKIELGLQEVLELGNLDSQRDWGHAKDYVEAMWLMLQQSVADDFVIATGETHSVREFVEASFNYIGRTIKWEGEGVNEIGRDAASGQLLVRVNPKYFRPTEVDLLLGDASKAKEKFGWQPTVKFEELVKDMMKADLELMRKNPNA from the exons ATGGCAACGGGTGATTCGAGACGTGTTGCATTGATAACAGGTATCACAGGCCAG GATGGATCGTATCTGGCAGAGTTTCTGCTGGACAAGGGATACGATGTTCATGGGATAATCAGACGTGCAAGTACTTTCAACACTGCACGTATTCAGCATCTTTATGCCGATCCCAAATCTCATAGGCAAGGAAAAATGAAGCTGCACTATGGTGACATGACAGACTCCAGCTGTCTTGTCAAAATCATCAGTGCTGTTCAACCGACAGAAATCTACAATCTTGCTGCCCAGAGTCATGTTAAG GTGAGCTTTGAATTAAGTGAATACACTGCTGAAGTCGATGCAGTAGGCACTTTAAGATTACTTGATGCTATAAGAACTTGCGGCCTCGAGAAATCAGTGCGATTTTATCAAGCTTCGACATCTGAGTTATATGGTAGAGTAGCTGAAGTGCCACAGACGGAGAAAACACCTTTTTACCCACGTTCTCCATATG CTTGTGCAAAGATGTATGGATTCTGGATAGTGATAAATTATCGAGAAGCTTACGGCATGTATGCCTGTAATGGAATATTATTTAATCACGAAAGTCCGAGAAGAGGGGAAAATTTTGTGACGCGAAAAATTACCAGATCTGCTGCAAAAATAGAACTGGGTTTGCAAGAAGTCTTGGAACTCGGGAACTTGGATTCCCAACGAGACTGGGGACATGCTAAAGATTATGTCGAG GCAATGTGGCTGATGCTACAACAGTCGGTCGCAGATGACTTTGTTATAGCAACTGGTGAAACTCACAGTGTCAGAGAGTTTGTTGAAGCCTCATTTAATTACATTGGTCGAACTATTAAATGGGAGGGCGAGGGTGTCAACGAAATTGGTCGCGATGCTGCTTCTGGGCAGCTCCTGGTTCGGGTTAATCCAAAATACTTCCGTCCAACCGAAGTG GACTTACTGCTGGGTGATGCTTCAAAAGCCAAAGAAAAGTTTGGATGGCAGCCCACAGTTAAATTCGAA GAACTGGTGAAGGATATGATGAAAGCTGATCTCGAACTGATGCGCAAAAATCCGAATGCTTAG
- the mip40 gene encoding protein lin-37 homolog isoform X3, which translates to MGKKRNVPNLAASRLKVEVKDELGDNDVLVARDRLKGALRELLQHSDSGSSAESSEESSSQEYKPQIKKFRESMIPSKTMRYQQAKKMRRRRQAPMDTAFHHSYVMKLFDRSVDLAQFQEDTPLYPICRAWMANQPRNPNLVPKIRSPSPEVLNEVNANNTLFDSDSDVHDVYSLPAPLPREEVWPRNRVPSPITLPKEELHLDYERHTPKSREVLMRDHINHWTLVRKKWHQRAHNNEQRFEQSANILGTMFRRFFSRKVLCT; encoded by the exons atgggaaaaaaaagaaatgttccAAACCTTGCAGCGAGTCGACTGAAGGTAGAAGTAAAGGACGAGCTAG GCGATAATGATGTACTAGTCGCACGCGACAGGCTAAAAGGGGCTCTGAGAGAACTTCTTCAACACAGTGACTCTGGTTCATCTGCCGAATCCAGTGAAGAGAGCTCTTCCCAGGAGTACAAAcctcaaataaaaaaatt TAGGGAATCAATGATTCCGTCGAAAACAATGAGATATCAGCAAGCCAAAAAAATGCGACGCAGGCGCCAGGCTCCAATGGACACAGCATTTCACCACAGTTATGTTATGAAGCTGTTTGATCGGAGCGTTGACCTAGCTCAGTTCCAAGAGGATACGCCCTTATATCCTATTTGTAGAGCTTGGATGGCAAATCAACCACGCAATCCTAATCTTGTTCCTAA AATTCGCAGTCCAAGTCCTGAGGTACTGAATGAAGTCAATGCAAACAACACTTTATTCGATTCAGACAGCGACGTACACGATGTCTATTCCTTGCCAGCACCTCTTCCACGAGAAGAAGTATGGCCTCGAAATCGTGTCCCATCTCCCATAACATTGCCCAAGGAAGAACTTCATTTGGACTAT GAACGCCATACACCAAAATCACGAGAAGTTCTTATGAGAGACCATATTAATCACTGGACCTTAGTTAGAAAGAAATGGCATCAGCGAGCTCATAACAATGAACAACGATTTGAACAAAGTGCAAACATCTTGGGCACCATGTTCCGGAG
- the LOC124213588 gene encoding fork head domain-containing protein L1, with amino-acid sequence MDEIFASGCPALTGYFAINGAPIIGAQPMINSSYLSQLTWAFPIPRYKPPPRYEKPPYSYIALIAMAINSSPKQRLTLSGIYRFIMERFPYYRDNRQGWQNSIRHNLSLNDCFVKIPRDKANVVEGEHCGGKGSYWALDPSASEMFEHGNYRRRRTRRQRNFSQHKHQANSAAGVPMSPDFLVPTSTSRLQEHFAPEQNCSEAPRTVASTFDQDARRRDETKYTSPPERCIKSTMFTIDNILRKSPAPIVSKATSVTNELIEDIKIDDKNFSLR; translated from the exons ATGGACGAGATTTTCGCCTCCGGGTGTCCGGCTCTGACGGGCTACTTCGCCATAAACGGGGCCCCGATCATCGGGGCCCAACCGATGATCAACTCGTCGTACCTCTCGCAGCTGACCTGGGCCTTTCCGATACCCCGGTACAAACCACCCCCGAGGTACGAGAAGCCCCCGTATTCGTACATCGCCCTGATCGCGATGGCGATAAATTCATCGCCGAAACAGCGGCTCACCTTGTCGGGGATATACAGGTTCATCATGGAGAGGTTTCCGTATTATCGGGACAACCGGCAAGGCTGGCAGAACAGCATCAGGCACAATCTTAGCCTGAACGACTGCTTCGTGAAGATACCGCGCGACAAGGCGAACGTCGTCGAGGGTGAACATTGCGGTGGAAAAGGTAGCTATTGGGCGCTGGATCCTTCAGCTAGCGAAATGTTCGAGCATGGGAATTACAGGCGAAGGAGGACTCGGAGGCAAAGAAATTTCTCCCAGCATAAACATCAGGCGAACTCTGCTGCTGGCGTGCCG ATGAGTCCCGACTTTCTGGTACCGACGTCGACTAGCCGTCTTCAAGAACATTTCGCACCAGAACAAAACTGTAGCGAAGCGCCGCGAACCGTTGCATCAACGTTTGATCAAGATGCGAGAAGAAGAGACGAAACAAAGTATACCAGCCCTCCGGAACGATGCATCAAGTCGACGATGTTCACGATCGACAACATCCTGAGAAAGTCACCGGCGCCGATTGTCTCCAAGGCGACTTCAGTGACGAATGAACTCATAGAAGATATAAAAATCGACgataaaaacttttctctGCGGTAG
- the mip40 gene encoding protein lin-37 homolog isoform X2, whose amino-acid sequence MQIITGSENYSMGKKRNVPNLAASRLKVEVKDELGDNDVLVARDRLKGALRELLQHSDSGSSAESSEESSSQEYKPQIKKLESMIPSKTMRYQQAKKMRRRRQAPMDTAFHHSYVMKLFDRSVDLAQFQEDTPLYPICRAWMANQPRNPNLVPKIRSPSPEVLNEVNANNTLFDSDSDVHDVYSLPAPLPREEVWPRNRVPSPITLPKEELHLDYERHTPKSREVLMRDHINHWTLVRKKWHQRAHNNEQRFEQSANILGTMFRRAQTEFE is encoded by the exons ATGCAGATAATTACCGGAAGCGAGAATTATTCG atgggaaaaaaaagaaatgttccAAACCTTGCAGCGAGTCGACTGAAGGTAGAAGTAAAGGACGAGCTAG GCGATAATGATGTACTAGTCGCACGCGACAGGCTAAAAGGGGCTCTGAGAGAACTTCTTCAACACAGTGACTCTGGTTCATCTGCCGAATCCAGTGAAGAGAGCTCTTCCCAGGAGTACAAAcctcaaataaaaaaatt GGAATCAATGATTCCGTCGAAAACAATGAGATATCAGCAAGCCAAAAAAATGCGACGCAGGCGCCAGGCTCCAATGGACACAGCATTTCACCACAGTTATGTTATGAAGCTGTTTGATCGGAGCGTTGACCTAGCTCAGTTCCAAGAGGATACGCCCTTATATCCTATTTGTAGAGCTTGGATGGCAAATCAACCACGCAATCCTAATCTTGTTCCTAA AATTCGCAGTCCAAGTCCTGAGGTACTGAATGAAGTCAATGCAAACAACACTTTATTCGATTCAGACAGCGACGTACACGATGTCTATTCCTTGCCAGCACCTCTTCCACGAGAAGAAGTATGGCCTCGAAATCGTGTCCCATCTCCCATAACATTGCCCAAGGAAGAACTTCATTTGGACTAT GAACGCCATACACCAAAATCACGAGAAGTTCTTATGAGAGACCATATTAATCACTGGACCTTAGTTAGAAAGAAATGGCATCAGCGAGCTCATAACAATGAACAACGATTTGAACAAAGTGCAAACATCTTGGGCACCATGTTCCGGAG GGCTCAAACGGAGTTTGAATAG
- the mip40 gene encoding protein lin-37 homolog isoform X4 — protein MGKKRNVPNLAASRLKVEVKDELVARDRLKGALRELLQHSDSGSSAESSEESSSQEYKPQIKKFRESMIPSKTMRYQQAKKMRRRRQAPMDTAFHHSYVMKLFDRSVDLAQFQEDTPLYPICRAWMANQPRNPNLVPKIRSPSPEVLNEVNANNTLFDSDSDVHDVYSLPAPLPREEVWPRNRVPSPITLPKEELHLDYERHTPKSREVLMRDHINHWTLVRKKWHQRAHNNEQRFEQSANILGTMFRRFFSRKVLCT, from the exons atgggaaaaaaaagaaatgttccAAACCTTGCAGCGAGTCGACTGAAGGTAGAAGTAAAGGACGAGCTAG TCGCACGCGACAGGCTAAAAGGGGCTCTGAGAGAACTTCTTCAACACAGTGACTCTGGTTCATCTGCCGAATCCAGTGAAGAGAGCTCTTCCCAGGAGTACAAAcctcaaataaaaaaatt TAGGGAATCAATGATTCCGTCGAAAACAATGAGATATCAGCAAGCCAAAAAAATGCGACGCAGGCGCCAGGCTCCAATGGACACAGCATTTCACCACAGTTATGTTATGAAGCTGTTTGATCGGAGCGTTGACCTAGCTCAGTTCCAAGAGGATACGCCCTTATATCCTATTTGTAGAGCTTGGATGGCAAATCAACCACGCAATCCTAATCTTGTTCCTAA AATTCGCAGTCCAAGTCCTGAGGTACTGAATGAAGTCAATGCAAACAACACTTTATTCGATTCAGACAGCGACGTACACGATGTCTATTCCTTGCCAGCACCTCTTCCACGAGAAGAAGTATGGCCTCGAAATCGTGTCCCATCTCCCATAACATTGCCCAAGGAAGAACTTCATTTGGACTAT GAACGCCATACACCAAAATCACGAGAAGTTCTTATGAGAGACCATATTAATCACTGGACCTTAGTTAGAAAGAAATGGCATCAGCGAGCTCATAACAATGAACAACGATTTGAACAAAGTGCAAACATCTTGGGCACCATGTTCCGGAG